The following coding sequences are from one Neurospora crassa OR74A linkage group I, whole genome shotgun sequence window:
- the emp-7 gene encoding enolase, producing MPISKIHARYVYDSRGNPTVEVDVVTELGLHRAIVPSGASTGQHEACELRDGDKTKWGGKGVLKAVQNVNEVIGPALIKENIDVKDQSKVDKFLIDLDGTPNKTKLGANAILGVSLAVAKAGAAEKGVPLYAHISDLAGTKKPYVLPVPFMNVLNGGSHAGGRLAFQEFMIVPSAAPTFSEALRQGAEVYQILKSLAKKKYGQSAGNVGDEGGVAPDIQNPEEALDLITEAIEKAGYTGQVKIAMDVASSEFYKEDVKKYDLDFKNPESDPSKWLTYEELANLYSELCKKYPIVSIEDPFAEDDWEAWSYFYKTQDIQIVADDLTVTNPLRIKKAIELKAANALLLKVNQIGTLTESIQAAKDSYADGWGVMVSHRSGETEDVTIADIVVGIRSGQIKTGAPARSERLAKLNQILRIEEELADNAIFAGEKFRKAVEL from the exons ATGCCCATCTCCAAGATCCACGCTCGCTACGTCTACGACTCTCGTGGCAACCCGACCGTTGAGGTTGACGTTGTTACTGAGCTCGGCCTTCACCGCGCCATTGTCCCCTCCGGTGCCTCCACTG GCCAGCACGAGGCTTGCGAGCTCCGCGATGGTGACAAGACCAAGTGGGGTGGCAAGGGTGTTCTCAAGGCCGTCCAGAACGTGAACGAGGTCATCGGCCCCGCTCTCATCAAGGAGAACATTGACGTCAAGGACCAGTCCAAGGTTGACAAGTTCCTCATCGACCTCGATGGCACCCCCAACAAGACCAAGCTCGGCGCCAACGCCATCCTCGGTGTCTCGCTCGCCGTTGCCAAGGCCGGTGCTGCTGAGAAGGGCGTTCCCCTTTACGCTCACATCTCCGACCTTGCTGGCACCAAGAAGCCCTATGTCCTTCCCGTTCCCTTCATGAACGTCCTCAACGGCGG TTCCCACGCTGGTGGCCGTCTCGCCTTCCAGGAGTTCATGATCGTCCCCTCCGCCGCTCCTACCTTCTCTGAGGCCCTTCGTCAGGGTGCTGAGGTGTACCAGATCCTCAAGAGCCtcgccaagaagaagtacgGCCAGTCCGCTGGTAACGTCGGTGACGAGGGTGGTGTCGCTCCCGATATCCAAAACCCCGAGGAGGCCCTCGACCTTATCACCGAGGCCATTGAGAAGGCCGGCTACACTGGCCAGGTCAAGATCGCCATGGATGTCGCTTCCAGCGAGTTCTACAAGGAGGACGTCAAGAAGTACGACCTCGACTTCAAGAACCCCGAGTCCGACCCCTCCAAGTGGCTCACCTACGAGGAGCTCGCCAACCTCTACTCCGAGCTCTGCAAGAAGTACCCCATCGTCTCCATCGAGGACCCCTTCGCTGAGGATGACTGGGAGGCCTGGAGCTACTTCTACAAGACCCAGGACATCCAGATCGTTGCTGATGACTTGACCGTCACCAACCCCCTCCGCATCAAGAAGGCCATTGAGCTCAAGGCCGCcaacgccctcctcctcaaggtCAACCAGATCGGTACCCTTACCGAGTCCATCCAAGCTGCCAAGGACTCCTACGCCGATGGCTGGGGTGTCATGGTCTCTCACCGCTCTGGTGAGACTGAGGATGTCACCATTGCCGACATTGTCGTTGGTATCCGCTCTGGCCAGATCAAGACTGGTGCTCCTGCCCGTTCCGAGCGTCTTGCCAAGCTCAACCAGATCCTCCGCATCGAGGAGGAGCTTGCCGACAACGCCATCTTTGCCGGCGAGAAGTTCCGCAAGGCTGTTGAGCTCTAA